The following proteins are co-located in the Pseudomonas antarctica genome:
- a CDS encoding aldehyde dehydrogenase family protein — MVAALLDRLGVNPALYQSGKQPVHSPIDGSRIGSVHWEGAAEVEQQVSRAEHAFDAWRKVPAPRRGELVRQFGDVLREYKADLGELVSWEAGKITQEGLGEVQEMIDICDFAVGLSRQLYGLTIASERPGHHMRETWHPLGVVGVISAFNFPVAVWAWNTTLALVCGNAVIWKPSEKTPLTALACQALFERVLKKFTDAPEYLSQVIIGGRDAGAALVDDPRVALISATGSTRMGREVAPKIAARFARSILELGGNNAMILGPSADLDMAVRAILFSAVGTAGQRCTTLRRLIAHESVKEEIVTRLKAAYSKVRIGHPLEGNLIGPLIDKHGFENMQDALEQALSEGGRVFGGKRQLEDKFPNAYYVSPAIVEMPEQSDVVCTETFAPILYVIGYNDFAEALRLNNAVPQGLSSCIFTTDVREAEQFMSAVGSDCGIANVNIGPSGAEIGGAFGGEKETGGGRESGSDAWRGYMRRQTNTVNYSLELPLAQGITFD, encoded by the coding sequence ATGGTTGCCGCATTGCTTGACCGTCTCGGGGTAAACCCGGCGCTGTACCAGTCGGGTAAACAACCCGTGCATTCGCCGATTGATGGCAGCCGTATTGGCAGTGTGCACTGGGAAGGTGCCGCCGAGGTGGAGCAGCAGGTCAGTCGCGCCGAGCATGCATTCGACGCCTGGCGCAAAGTACCGGCGCCGCGTCGCGGCGAGCTGGTGCGTCAGTTTGGTGATGTGCTGCGCGAATATAAGGCCGACCTGGGCGAGCTGGTGTCCTGGGAAGCCGGCAAAATCACCCAGGAAGGGTTGGGTGAAGTGCAGGAAATGATCGACATCTGCGACTTCGCCGTCGGTCTGTCCCGCCAGTTGTACGGCTTGACCATCGCTTCCGAGCGCCCGGGCCACCACATGCGTGAAACCTGGCACCCGCTGGGCGTGGTCGGCGTGATCAGCGCCTTCAACTTCCCGGTCGCCGTATGGGCGTGGAACACCACGCTGGCGCTGGTGTGCGGCAACGCGGTGATCTGGAAACCGTCGGAAAAGACACCACTCACCGCATTGGCGTGCCAGGCGTTGTTCGAGCGCGTACTGAAGAAATTCACCGATGCCCCCGAGTACCTCAGCCAAGTGATCATTGGCGGCCGCGACGCCGGCGCTGCACTGGTGGATGACCCGCGTGTCGCGCTGATCAGCGCCACCGGCAGCACCCGCATGGGCCGCGAAGTGGCGCCGAAAATCGCCGCGCGTTTCGCCCGCAGCATCCTCGAGCTGGGCGGCAACAACGCGATGATCCTCGGCCCAAGCGCCGACCTGGACATGGCCGTACGCGCGATCCTGTTCAGTGCCGTCGGCACTGCCGGCCAACGCTGCACCACCCTGCGCCGGCTGATCGCCCATGAGTCGGTCAAGGAAGAAATCGTCACTCGCCTCAAGGCCGCTTATTCCAAGGTGCGCATCGGCCACCCGCTGGAAGGCAACCTGATCGGTCCGCTGATCGACAAACACGGTTTCGAAAACATGCAGGACGCCCTGGAACAAGCCTTGAGCGAAGGCGGCAGGGTGTTCGGCGGCAAGCGTCAGTTGGAAGATAAATTCCCGAATGCCTACTACGTATCGCCAGCGATTGTGGAAATGCCTGAGCAAAGCGACGTGGTGTGCACCGAAACCTTCGCGCCGATTCTGTATGTCATTGGCTACAACGACTTCGCCGAGGCACTGCGCCTGAACAATGCTGTGCCGCAAGGCCTGTCTTCGTGCATCTTTACCACCGATGTGCGTGAAGCCGAGCAGTTCATGTCGGCGGTGGGCAGTGACTGCGGCATCGCCAACGTCAATATCGGCCCGAGCGGCGCGGAAATCGGCGGCGCGTTTGGCGGTGAGAAAGAGACCGGTGGCGGGCGTGAGTCGGGTTCGGATGCGTGGCGCGGGTATATGCGTCGCCAGACCAACACCGTGAACTACTCGCTGGAACTGCCGCTGGCGCAGGGTATTACGTTCGACTGA
- a CDS encoding NAD(P)/FAD-dependent oxidoreductase, giving the protein MPLREACLWEHLTPGRPDRAALKGEVKVDVCVIGAGITGLSAAIHLLEQGKSVAVLEAHRTGHGGSGRNVGLVNAGLWIPPDEIEAGFGEAVGSQLNRMLGAAPSLVFSLIDKYNIDCQLRREGTLHMAHNARGEADLRSREAQWKRRGAPVELLTGQACEEATGTKKIAAALLDRRAGTLNPMAYTTGLANAAAGLGGQLFDHSPVTQLERQGAHWSVQTAQGSVQAAQVVIASNAYTEGEWTELRRNFFPGYYYQVASAPLTDDAAQQILPGGQGSWDTRQVLSSIRRDADGRLLLGSLGNGNQKPAWFLKAWADRVQQHYFPYLKSVQWEYTWTGCIAFTPDHLMRLFEPAPGLVAVTGYNGRGVTTGSVVGKAFADYLCHQNPQVLPIPFAPMQPLAGVGLRSCLYEAGFSLYHAGQCLRIVI; this is encoded by the coding sequence ATGCCATTACGCGAAGCATGTTTGTGGGAACACCTTACCCCTGGCCGGCCGGATCGCGCCGCGCTCAAGGGCGAGGTCAAGGTGGATGTGTGCGTGATCGGCGCCGGGATTACCGGTTTGTCGGCGGCCATTCACTTGCTGGAACAGGGCAAAAGCGTCGCCGTGCTGGAGGCACATCGCACCGGCCATGGCGGTTCCGGGCGTAACGTCGGGCTGGTCAACGCCGGCCTGTGGATTCCCCCGGATGAGATCGAAGCCGGTTTCGGCGAAGCGGTGGGCAGCCAGCTCAACCGCATGTTGGGCGCGGCGCCATCGCTGGTGTTCAGCCTCATCGACAAATACAACATCGATTGCCAATTGCGCCGCGAGGGCACCTTGCACATGGCGCACAATGCCCGTGGCGAGGCGGATTTGCGCAGCCGTGAAGCACAATGGAAACGCCGTGGCGCGCCGGTGGAGTTGCTCACCGGCCAGGCCTGCGAAGAGGCCACAGGCACTAAAAAAATTGCCGCTGCGTTGCTCGACCGACGCGCCGGCACGTTGAACCCGATGGCGTATACCACTGGCTTGGCCAATGCCGCCGCCGGCCTTGGCGGCCAACTGTTTGATCATTCCCCGGTCACCCAGCTTGAACGCCAAGGCGCGCACTGGTCAGTGCAGACCGCCCAGGGCTCAGTGCAGGCGGCACAAGTGGTGATCGCCTCGAATGCCTACACCGAAGGTGAGTGGACCGAGCTTCGCCGCAATTTCTTCCCCGGCTACTACTACCAGGTTGCGTCAGCCCCTCTGACCGATGACGCCGCCCAGCAGATCCTTCCCGGCGGGCAGGGCTCGTGGGACACGCGTCAGGTACTCAGCAGCATCCGCCGCGATGCCGATGGCCGCCTGTTGCTCGGCAGCCTGGGCAACGGTAACCAGAAACCGGCGTGGTTCCTCAAGGCATGGGCCGATCGGGTGCAGCAGCACTACTTCCCGTACCTCAAATCGGTGCAGTGGGAATACACCTGGACCGGTTGTATCGCCTTCACCCCGGACCACTTGATGCGCCTGTTCGAGCCGGCGCCGGGCCTGGTCGCCGTAACGGGTTATAACGGGCGTGGTGTGACCACCGGCAGCGTCGTGGGCAAAGCATTTGCCGACTACTTATGTCACCAGAACCCCCAGGTGTTACCGATCCCCTTCGCGCCGATGCAGCCGTTGGCCGGGGTGGGCCTGCGCAGTTGTCTCTATGAAGCAGGTTTTTCGCTGTATCACGCCGGGCAATGCCTGCGGATCGTGATCTGA
- a CDS encoding branched-chain amino acid ABC transporter substrate-binding protein has product MSQTFYKKGFLALAIATALGVSTFVQADVKIGVAGPMTGANAAFGEQYMKGAQAAADVINKAGGINGEQIKLVAGDDACEPKQAVAVANRLADQDKVIGVVGHFCSSNTIPASEVYADAGIIMITPGSTNPTVTERGLSAVFRMCGRDDQQGIVAGDYIVDVLKGKKVAVINDKDTYGKGLADATAAQLTKRGVKPVLEEGLTRGEKDFSALVTKIRSTGADVVYFGGLHPEAGPLVRQIREAGLKDVKFMSDDGIVTDELVATAGGKQYVDGVYMTFGADPRLLPDSKTVVEEFRKNGTEPEGYTLYAYASIQALAAGFNGAKSDKGEDAAKWLKAHPVKTVMGEKTWDAKGDLKISDYVVYQWDKDGKYHQLEKQK; this is encoded by the coding sequence ATGTCCCAGACGTTTTACAAGAAAGGCTTTCTGGCCCTCGCCATTGCAACGGCGCTGGGTGTTTCTACGTTTGTTCAAGCTGATGTGAAGATTGGCGTGGCGGGCCCGATGACGGGCGCCAACGCAGCTTTCGGTGAGCAGTACATGAAGGGTGCCCAAGCGGCAGCCGATGTGATCAACAAGGCCGGCGGGATCAACGGCGAGCAGATCAAACTGGTGGCCGGCGACGACGCCTGTGAGCCAAAGCAGGCTGTAGCGGTGGCTAACCGCCTGGCAGACCAGGACAAAGTGATCGGCGTGGTCGGGCACTTCTGCTCCTCCAACACCATTCCTGCCTCCGAGGTGTATGCCGATGCTGGCATCATCATGATCACCCCAGGCTCCACCAACCCGACGGTCACCGAGCGCGGCCTGTCGGCAGTGTTCCGCATGTGCGGCCGTGATGACCAGCAAGGCATCGTCGCCGGCGACTACATCGTCGACGTGCTCAAGGGCAAGAAGGTCGCTGTTATCAACGACAAAGACACCTACGGCAAAGGCCTGGCTGACGCTACCGCTGCCCAGTTGACCAAGCGCGGCGTGAAGCCGGTGCTGGAAGAAGGCCTGACCCGTGGCGAGAAAGACTTCAGCGCCCTGGTCACCAAAATCCGCTCCACCGGTGCTGACGTGGTTTATTTCGGCGGCCTGCACCCGGAAGCCGGTCCACTGGTTCGCCAGATTCGTGAAGCCGGCCTCAAAGACGTCAAGTTCATGTCCGATGACGGCATCGTGACCGACGAACTGGTCGCGACCGCTGGCGGCAAGCAGTACGTCGATGGCGTGTACATGACCTTCGGCGCTGACCCGCGCCTGCTGCCGGACAGCAAGACCGTGGTGGAAGAGTTCCGCAAAAACGGCACCGAGCCTGAAGGCTACACCCTGTACGCCTACGCTTCGATCCAGGCCCTGGCAGCCGGCTTCAACGGTGCCAAGTCCGACAAGGGCGAAGATGCAGCCAAGTGGCTGAAAGCTCACCCGGTTAAAACCGTTATGGGCGAGAAGACCTGGGACGCCAAGGGCGACCTGAAAATCTCCGACTACGTGGTTTACCAGTGGGACAAAGACGGCAAATACCACCAGCTGGAAAAGCAGAAGTAA
- a CDS encoding ABC transporter permease subunit: MDGIFLQQLVNGLTLGSVYGLIAIGYTMVYGIIGMINFAHGEVYMISAYLAAISLALLAYFGIESFPLLILGTLVFTVVVTGVYGWVIERVAYKPLRNSTRLAPLISAIGISLILQNYAQIAQGAKQQGIPTLLAGAWRVDIGSGFVQLTYTKVFILVAAFLGMGLLTYIIKYTKLGRMCRATQQDRKMASILGINTDRVISYVFVIGAAMAALAGVLITLNYGTFDFYAGFIIGIKAFTAAVLGGIGSLPGAMLGGIILGISESLFSGLINSDYKDVFSFSLLVVILIFRPQGLLGRPLVAKV, encoded by the coding sequence ATGGATGGTATCTTCCTGCAGCAACTGGTCAACGGCCTGACCCTCGGGTCGGTCTATGGCCTGATCGCCATCGGCTACACAATGGTCTATGGCATCATTGGCATGATCAACTTCGCCCACGGCGAGGTTTATATGATTTCCGCTTACCTCGCGGCGATCAGTCTGGCACTGCTGGCTTACTTCGGCATCGAATCCTTCCCGCTGCTCATTCTTGGCACCCTGGTCTTCACCGTCGTCGTCACCGGCGTTTACGGGTGGGTCATCGAGCGTGTCGCCTACAAACCGCTGCGCAACTCCACCCGACTGGCACCGCTGATCAGCGCCATCGGTATCTCGCTGATCCTGCAGAACTACGCCCAGATTGCTCAGGGCGCGAAACAACAAGGTATTCCCACCCTGCTGGCCGGCGCCTGGCGTGTCGATATCGGCAGCGGGTTCGTGCAGTTGACCTACACCAAGGTGTTCATCCTGGTGGCCGCGTTTCTCGGCATGGGGCTGCTGACCTACATCATCAAATACACCAAGCTCGGCCGCATGTGCCGTGCCACCCAGCAAGACCGCAAGATGGCGTCGATCCTCGGTATCAACACCGACCGGGTGATCTCCTACGTATTCGTGATCGGTGCAGCCATGGCGGCCCTGGCCGGCGTGCTGATTACCCTGAATTACGGCACGTTCGACTTCTACGCCGGCTTCATCATCGGCATCAAGGCGTTTACCGCAGCGGTACTCGGCGGCATCGGTTCCCTGCCTGGGGCCATGCTCGGCGGAATCATCCTGGGTATCTCCGAGTCGCTGTTCTCGGGGTTGATCAACTCTGACTACAAAGACGTGTTCAGTTTCTCCCTGCTGGTGGTGATTCTGATTTTCCGTCCTCAGGGCCTGCTTGGTCGTCCGCTCGTGGCGAAGGTGTAA
- the livM gene encoding high-affinity branched-chain amino acid ABC transporter permease LivM, whose protein sequence is MSAAKSIDIKKSVVDTVLAGLISLIVFGPIVGVVLDGYSFNLQPARVAVLVAIVMVGRFAMSLFLQTPKGLKILQGFESSGSGVHVLPPDYKSRLRWIIPALIVIAIVFPIFANKYLLTVVILGLIYVLLGLGLNIVVGLAGLLDLGYVAFYAIGAYGLALGYQYLGLGFWTVLPLAAICAALAGCILGFPVLRMHGDYLAIVTLGFGEIIRLVLNNWLSFTGGPNGMPVPSPTFLGLEFGRKAKDGGIPFHEFFGIDYNPNIKFMFIYIVLFLVVLAVLYIKHRLTRMPVGRAWEALREDEIACRSMGLNHVLVKLSAFTIGASTAGLAGVFFASYQGFVNPSSFTFFESALILAIVVLGGMGSTVGVVIAAFVLTVAPELLRSFSEYRVLLFGVLMVVMMIWRPRGLIRISRTGVTPRKGVAP, encoded by the coding sequence ATGTCTGCTGCCAAATCTATCGATATCAAGAAAAGTGTCGTCGATACGGTCCTTGCCGGGCTGATTTCGTTGATCGTGTTCGGTCCGATCGTCGGCGTGGTCCTCGACGGCTACAGCTTCAACCTGCAACCGGCCCGTGTGGCGGTCCTGGTCGCCATCGTGATGGTCGGCCGCTTTGCCATGAGCCTGTTCCTGCAAACCCCCAAGGGCCTGAAGATTTTGCAGGGCTTCGAGAGCAGTGGCTCCGGCGTGCATGTGCTGCCGCCGGACTACAAGTCGCGGCTGCGCTGGATCATCCCGGCACTGATCGTGATCGCCATCGTGTTCCCGATCTTCGCCAACAAGTACCTGCTGACCGTGGTTATCCTCGGGCTGATCTACGTGTTGCTCGGCCTGGGCCTGAACATCGTGGTGGGCCTGGCCGGTCTTCTGGACCTGGGTTATGTGGCGTTCTACGCCATCGGTGCCTACGGCCTGGCATTGGGTTATCAATACCTCGGCCTGGGCTTTTGGACGGTGCTGCCCTTGGCCGCAATCTGTGCGGCGCTGGCGGGGTGCATACTCGGGTTCCCGGTGCTGCGAATGCACGGTGACTACCTGGCCATCGTGACCTTGGGCTTCGGTGAAATCATTCGACTGGTGCTCAACAACTGGCTGTCGTTTACCGGTGGGCCGAACGGCATGCCGGTGCCTTCGCCGACCTTCCTCGGCCTGGAATTCGGGCGTAAAGCGAAGGATGGCGGGATTCCGTTCCATGAGTTCTTCGGCATCGATTACAACCCCAACATCAAGTTCATGTTCATCTACATTGTGCTGTTCCTCGTGGTGCTGGCCGTGCTGTATATCAAGCATCGCCTGACCCGCATGCCGGTCGGCCGGGCCTGGGAAGCCTTGCGCGAAGATGAAATCGCCTGCCGCTCCATGGGCCTGAACCACGTACTGGTCAAGCTGTCGGCGTTCACCATCGGTGCGTCCACGGCCGGTCTGGCCGGGGTGTTCTTCGCCAGCTACCAGGGCTTCGTCAACCCATCGTCGTTTACCTTCTTCGAGTCGGCGCTGATCCTGGCCATCGTGGTGTTGGGCGGCATGGGTTCGACCGTCGGTGTGGTGATCGCGGCGTTCGTGTTGACGGTGGCGCCGGAACTGCTGCGCAGCTTCTCGGAGTACCGCGTGCTGCTGTTTGGCGTGTTGATGGTGGTGATGATGATCTGGCGACCGCGCGGCCTGATTCGAATCAGCCGAACCGGTGTGACCCCACGTAAAGGAGTGGCGCCATGA
- a CDS encoding ABC transporter ATP-binding protein, with protein MSKEVVLSVEHLMMHFGGIKALSDVSLKVERNSIFALIGPNGAGKTTVFNCLTGFYKASGGKIELNVRGKQTNVIQLLGERFKAVDFVSPKSFLSRVYYKMFGGTHLVNRAGLARTFQNIRLFKEMSVLENLLVAQHMWVNRNMLAGILNTKGYRKAESDALDHAFYWLEVVDLVDCANRLAGELSYGQQRRLEIARAMCTRPQIICLDEPAAGLNPQETEALSAMIRLLRDEHDLTVVLIEHDMGMVMSISDHIVVLDHGNVIAEGGPEAIRNDPKVIAAYLGADEEELV; from the coding sequence ATGAGCAAGGAAGTCGTTCTGTCCGTGGAACATCTGATGATGCACTTCGGTGGCATCAAGGCCTTGAGCGATGTGAGCCTCAAGGTCGAACGCAACTCGATCTTCGCCCTGATCGGCCCCAACGGCGCCGGCAAGACCACCGTGTTCAACTGCCTCACCGGCTTCTACAAAGCCAGTGGCGGCAAGATCGAACTCAACGTGCGGGGCAAGCAGACCAACGTGATCCAGCTGCTCGGTGAGCGGTTTAAAGCGGTGGACTTCGTGTCGCCGAAAAGCTTCCTCAGCCGCGTGTATTACAAGATGTTCGGCGGCACCCACCTGGTGAACCGCGCCGGCTTGGCGCGGACCTTCCAGAACATTCGCCTGTTCAAGGAAATGTCGGTGCTGGAAAACCTGCTGGTGGCCCAGCACATGTGGGTCAACCGCAACATGCTTGCGGGCATCCTCAACACCAAAGGCTATCGCAAGGCCGAAAGCGACGCCCTCGACCACGCGTTCTACTGGCTGGAAGTGGTCGACCTGGTGGACTGCGCCAACCGCCTGGCCGGTGAGCTTTCCTACGGCCAGCAGCGCCGCCTGGAAATCGCCCGGGCCATGTGCACCCGGCCGCAGATCATTTGCCTGGACGAACCGGCAGCGGGCCTCAACCCGCAGGAAACCGAAGCGCTCAGCGCGATGATTCGCCTGCTGCGCGACGAACACGACCTCACGGTGGTGCTGATCGAACACGACATGGGCATGGTAATGAGTATTTCCGACCACATCGTGGTGCTCGACCACGGCAACGTCATCGCCGAGGGCGGCCCGGAAGCGATCCGTAATGATCCAAAAGTGATTGCCGCCTACCTGGGCGCAGACGAAGAGGAGCTTGTATGA
- a CDS encoding ABC transporter ATP-binding protein — protein sequence MNGPILEMKDLDVFYGPIQALKKVSLHINEGETVSLIGSNGAGKSTLLMSIFGQPRAESGQIIYNGVDITHKSSHYIASNGIAQSPEGRRVFPDMTVEENLLMGTIPIGDKFAQEDMQRMFELFPRLKERRTQRAMTMSGGEQQMLAIARALMSRPKLLLLDEPSLGLAPIVVKQIFATLRELAATGMTIFLVEQNANHALRLSDRAYVMVNGEIRLTGTGKELLVNEEVRNAYLGGH from the coding sequence ATGAACGGGCCTATCCTCGAAATGAAGGACCTGGACGTGTTTTACGGCCCGATCCAGGCCCTGAAAAAAGTCTCGCTGCACATTAACGAAGGCGAAACCGTCAGCCTGATCGGCTCCAACGGCGCGGGTAAATCCACGCTGCTGATGTCGATCTTCGGCCAGCCACGGGCCGAGTCGGGGCAGATCATCTACAACGGTGTCGACATTACCCACAAGTCGTCCCATTACATCGCCTCCAACGGCATTGCGCAGTCGCCGGAAGGGCGGCGGGTGTTCCCCGACATGACCGTCGAGGAAAACCTGCTGATGGGCACCATCCCGATTGGCGATAAATTCGCCCAGGAAGACATGCAGCGCATGTTTGAGCTGTTCCCCCGGCTCAAGGAGCGGCGTACCCAGCGGGCGATGACCATGTCTGGTGGTGAGCAGCAAATGCTCGCCATTGCCCGTGCGCTGATGAGCCGGCCCAAGCTGTTGCTGCTGGATGAGCCAAGCCTGGGCCTGGCACCGATTGTGGTGAAGCAGATCTTCGCCACCCTGCGCGAGCTGGCGGCCACCGGGATGACCATCTTCCTGGTGGAACAGAACGCCAACCATGCATTGCGCTTGTCGGACCGTGCGTATGTGATGGTTAACGGCGAGATTCGCCTGACCGGCACCGGCAAGGAGTTGCTGGTGAATGAGGAAGTGCGTAACGCCTATCTGGGCGGGCACTGA
- a CDS encoding SDR family oxidoreductase has translation MSDTLFITGATSGFGEACARRFADAGWKLVLTGRRADRLNALVEELSKQTEVHGLVVDVRDRKGMEDAIANLPPSFAKLRGLINNAGLAVGTDPAPKCSLDDWETMVDTNIKGLLTTTSLLLPRLIAHGRGAGIINLGSIAGSYPYPGSHVYGGSKAFVKQFSLNLRCDLQGTGVRVTNIEPGLCESEFSLVRFGGDQARYDATYAGAEPIQPQDIADTIFWVLNTPAHVNINRLELMPVSQTWAGFAIERGAK, from the coding sequence ATGTCCGACACGCTGTTTATTACTGGCGCAACCTCAGGCTTCGGCGAAGCCTGCGCCCGTCGTTTTGCCGACGCCGGCTGGAAACTGGTGCTCACCGGCCGTCGTGCCGACCGTTTGAATGCATTGGTTGAAGAGCTTTCCAAGCAGACTGAAGTGCACGGCCTGGTCGTGGACGTGCGTGACCGTAAGGGCATGGAAGACGCCATCGCCAACTTGCCGCCCTCATTCGCCAAACTGCGCGGCCTGATCAACAACGCCGGCCTGGCGGTGGGCACAGACCCTGCGCCCAAATGCAGCCTCGACGATTGGGAAACCATGGTCGACACCAACATCAAAGGCCTGCTGACCACCACCAGCCTGCTGTTGCCGCGCTTGATCGCCCACGGCCGTGGCGCCGGGATCATCAACCTGGGTTCCATCGCCGGCAGCTATCCGTACCCGGGCAGCCACGTGTATGGCGGCTCCAAAGCGTTCGTGAAGCAGTTTTCGCTGAACCTGCGTTGCGACCTGCAAGGCACTGGCGTGCGTGTGACCAACATCGAGCCAGGCCTGTGCGAGAGCGAGTTCTCGCTGGTGCGCTTCGGCGGTGACCAGGCGCGCTACGACGCCACCTACGCCGGTGCCGAGCCGATCCAGCCGCAGGACATCGCCGACACCATCTTCTGGGTGCTCAACACCCCGGCGCACGTCAACATCAACCGTCTTGAGTTGATGCCGGTGAGCCAGACCTGGGCTGGGTTTGCGATTGAGCGTGGGGCCAAGTAA
- a CDS encoding cation diffusion facilitator family transporter, producing the protein MSNRGEQALLKQSTILMFAVAIAGIVTGVISGAQSILFDGFFSLIATAIKVLMLITAKLIAKKSNERFQFGYWHLEPMVLLIEGSFLLLIAIYAFLNGVFGIINGGREIELGLVIIYAAVFTVVEFAYFFYVRYRNRTLKSSLIQFDNISWMVDAMLSVGLLISFLAALLLKSQGYGEWAVYVDPLILILLALSMLAPAFKILRPALREVLGIAPDHLDDKVREVMDAAQAKHGFDDYVSYVQKHGRARFIEIHVVLPANYPVDNVATLDGLREEISTGLGTPDAARWLTISFTGDRKWIA; encoded by the coding sequence GTGAGTAACCGAGGTGAGCAGGCACTGCTCAAACAATCGACCATCCTGATGTTCGCCGTAGCGATCGCCGGGATTGTCACGGGTGTTATTTCTGGCGCCCAATCCATTCTATTCGACGGCTTTTTCTCGCTGATCGCCACCGCCATCAAGGTGTTGATGCTGATCACGGCCAAGCTGATCGCCAAGAAAAGCAACGAGCGCTTCCAGTTCGGCTATTGGCACCTGGAACCCATGGTGTTGCTGATCGAAGGCAGCTTTCTGTTGTTGATCGCCATCTACGCGTTTCTCAACGGTGTGTTCGGCATTATCAATGGCGGGCGCGAAATCGAGTTGGGACTGGTGATCATTTATGCGGCGGTATTTACCGTCGTCGAATTTGCCTACTTCTTTTACGTGCGCTATCGAAATCGCACACTCAAATCCTCACTGATCCAGTTCGACAACATCAGTTGGATGGTGGACGCGATGCTCTCGGTGGGCTTGCTGATCAGCTTTCTCGCCGCGCTGTTGCTCAAGTCTCAGGGCTATGGCGAGTGGGCGGTGTATGTCGACCCGCTGATTCTGATCCTGCTGGCCCTGAGCATGCTGGCGCCGGCGTTCAAGATCCTGCGCCCGGCGTTGCGCGAAGTGCTGGGGATTGCCCCGGACCACTTGGACGACAAGGTGCGCGAGGTCATGGACGCGGCCCAGGCCAAGCATGGTTTCGACGACTATGTGTCCTACGTGCAAAAACACGGGCGGGCGCGGTTTATCGAGATTCATGTGGTATTGCCGGCCAACTACCCGGTGGATAACGTCGCGACCCTCGATGGGCTGCGTGAAGAAATATCCACAGGGCTCGGCACGCCGGATGCGGCGCGCTGGCTGACGATCAGTTTTACCGGGGATCGCAAGTGGATTGCGTGA